One Thermoanaerobaculia bacterium DNA segment encodes these proteins:
- a CDS encoding DNA-directed RNA polymerase subunit alpha, protein MRLWKGFQKPKRLEVDQETLTSTYGRFYAQPFERGFGTTVGNALRRALLSSIEGAAITAVKIEGVLHEFSSIPGVVEDVTDIILNLKQIPFKLLAEEEKILRIDVERKGKVTAADIEETADVEILDPNATIATLSENARLTMEMRLSRGRGYVSADRNFDEDMGIGYIPIDSVHSPVRRVNYHIEAARIGQETDYDRLVLEVWTDGTVSPEDAVGMAATLLTEHLTIFINAEHDTAFDHAAEHDLPENLNEVLNKSVDELELSVRSSNCLKNAEIKTIRELVQKTEKEMLETKNFGRKSLNEIKDLLRSMGLSLGMDLNNVPAGIEK, encoded by the coding sequence ATGAGACTTTGGAAAGGCTTTCAGAAACCCAAGCGCCTCGAGGTCGACCAGGAGACGCTCACGTCCACGTACGGCCGCTTCTACGCGCAGCCGTTCGAGCGCGGATTCGGCACGACGGTGGGCAACGCCCTCCGCCGGGCACTCCTGTCGTCGATCGAGGGCGCGGCCATCACGGCCGTCAAGATCGAGGGCGTCCTGCACGAGTTCTCGTCCATCCCGGGGGTCGTCGAGGACGTGACGGACATCATCCTGAACCTGAAGCAGATCCCCTTCAAGCTCCTCGCCGAGGAGGAGAAGATCCTGCGAATCGACGTCGAGAGGAAGGGCAAGGTCACGGCGGCGGACATCGAGGAGACGGCCGACGTCGAGATCCTGGACCCGAACGCGACGATCGCGACTCTTTCCGAGAACGCGCGGCTGACGATGGAGATGCGCCTCTCCCGGGGCCGCGGCTACGTGTCGGCGGACCGCAACTTCGACGAGGACATGGGCATCGGGTACATCCCGATCGACTCCGTCCATTCGCCGGTGCGCCGGGTCAATTACCACATCGAAGCGGCGCGCATCGGGCAGGAGACGGACTACGACCGGCTCGTGCTCGAGGTCTGGACCGACGGAACCGTCTCGCCGGAAGACGCGGTCGGCATGGCGGCGACGCTCCTCACCGAGCACCTGACGATCTTCATCAACGCCGAGCACGACACGGCGTTCGACCATGCGGCCGAGCACGATCTGCCCGAGAACCTGAACGAGGTCCTGAACAAGTCGGTCGACGAGCTCGAGCTCTCCGTGCGGTCCTCGAACTGCCTGAAGAACGCCGAGATCAAGACGATCCGCGAGCTCGTCCAGAAGACCGAGAAGGAGATGCTCGAGACGAAGAACTTCGGCCGAAAGTCCCTGAACGAGATCAAGGACCTGCTCCGGTCGATGGGGCTCTCCCTCGGCATGGACCTGAACAACGTGCCGGCCGGCATCGAGAAGTAG
- the rpsD gene encoding 30S ribosomal protein S4: MARYRESVCRLCRREGMKLFLKGDRCFKDKCAVERRNFPPGQHGKRRSKLLGYGIQLREKQKVKRIYGLLESQFQLAFKRANSMKGITGENLLQQLERRLDNVVFSLGFAASRAQARQLIRHGHITVNGRKVNIPSFLVQKGQSIAVKDKSRANELIKSSVETAKARGVPAWLELDPDNFKGQVANLPRREDIKLPIQEQLIVELYSK, encoded by the coding sequence TTGGCTCGATATCGTGAATCGGTCTGCCGGCTCTGCCGGCGGGAAGGGATGAAGCTCTTCCTCAAGGGCGACCGCTGCTTCAAGGACAAGTGCGCCGTCGAGCGGCGCAATTTTCCTCCCGGGCAGCACGGGAAGCGGCGCAGCAAGCTCCTCGGGTACGGCATCCAGCTCCGGGAGAAGCAGAAGGTCAAGCGCATCTACGGCCTGCTCGAGTCCCAGTTCCAGCTCGCGTTCAAGCGCGCGAACTCGATGAAGGGGATCACGGGAGAGAACCTCCTGCAGCAGCTCGAGCGGCGCCTCGACAACGTGGTGTTTTCGCTCGGGTTCGCGGCGTCCCGCGCGCAGGCGCGTCAGCTGATCCGCCACGGCCACATCACCGTCAACGGCCGGAAGGTCAACATCCCCTCCTTCCTCGTGCAGAAGGGGCAGTCGATCGCCGTCAAGGACAAGAGCCGGGCCAACGAGCTCATCAAATCGTCGGTGGAAACCGCGAAGGCGCGCGGCGTGCCCGCGTGGCTCGAGCTCGACCCGGACAACTTCAAGGGCCAGGTCGCGAACCTGCCCCGTCGCGAAGACATCAAGCTGCCGATCCAGGAGCAGCTGATCGTCGAGCTGTATTCGAAGTAA